A section of the Papaver somniferum cultivar HN1 unplaced genomic scaffold, ASM357369v1 unplaced-scaffold_32, whole genome shotgun sequence genome encodes:
- the LOC113341872 gene encoding uncharacterized protein LOC113341872, with protein sequence MNKQWVIIGDMNVVLHAEENKSIFAFNNSEVFFNNLINLCGLIDLCFSSYTFTWNNHKKNNDIIEQRRDRALGNSLGITSFPNSSIKYLGHLASDHVPIVLNTHNTWNDEPTPFKYFGDWIKHEECKPLIQACWEKEIRGSHAHTMIKKVTSVKHILRGWNKYSFGNIRTNIEMIKDDLKKTNSRSSYPNKNREIANLRNKLTEWYNIQESFWKDKSRDQNIMFGDRNTRYFHARAKQRFRRNKIETLKDKNDVWVNSRPEIVSCITKHFLEITTTVNPCLD encoded by the coding sequence ATGAACAAACAATGGGTAATCATAGGTGACATGAACGTCGTGTTGCATGCTGAAGAGAATAAAAGTATATTTGCTTTTAACAATAGTGAAGTTTTTTTTAATAATCTTATTAACTTATGTGGTCTAATTGATCTTTGCTTCTCGAGTTACACTTTTACTTGGAATAATCACAAAAAGAATAATGATATTATAGAACAGAGACGTGACAGGGCTTTAGGTAATTCCCTGGGGATTACTAGCTTCCCTAATTCTAGTATTAAATATCTAGGGCATCTTGCCTCTGACCATGTGCCTATAGTTCTTAACACTCATAATACTTGGAATGATGAGCCTACCCCATTTAAGTATTTTGGCGACTGGATAAAACATGAGGAATGTAAGCCTTTAATCCAGGCTTGTTGGGAAAAGGAGATCAGAGGCTCCCATGCTCATACAATGATTAAGAAAGTTACTTCTGTTAAACATATCCTTAGAGGCTGGAACAAATACTCTTTTGGCAATATTAGAACAAATATAGAAATGATTAAAGATGATCTTAAGAAAACAAACAGTAGAAGCAGCTATCCTAATAAAAACAGGGAAATTGCGAACCTTAGAAACAAACTTACGGAATGGTACAATATACAAGAAAGTTTTTGGAAGGATAAAAGTAGGGATCAAAATATTATGTTTGGAGACAGAAACACTAGATACTTTCACGCTAGGGCTAAACAGAGGTTTAGAAGAAACAAGATAGAAACCTTAAAAGACAAAAATGATGTATGGGTTAATAGTAGACCTGAAATTGTCTCTTGTATTACTAAACACTTTCTTGAAATAACTACAACTGTAAATCCTTGTTTGGACTAA